One genomic window of Anguilla anguilla isolate fAngAng1 chromosome 13, fAngAng1.pri, whole genome shotgun sequence includes the following:
- the gcnt7 gene encoding beta-1,3-galactosyl-O-glycosyl-glycoprotein beta-1,6-N-acetylglucosaminyltransferase 7 isoform X1, with protein MKKENRACSLYSAMITRMLTVRGKRLRVDSSMLQLKGAKCRFLFCLVICIFICSAIYLKAKVSNSPAIYLKAKVSNSSASQHSPNARHSPDTQLCRPLPPGCRPILGGREGSTWERRDCLTEGYLAAPDLNCSAVTGDLHFITSPLSREEEEYPLAFIVTIHKELEMFARLLRAVYAPQNVYCVHVDAKAEPWYRAAVERLAGCFPNVFLASASERVTYAGFSRLQADINCMRDLARSPVAWRKVVNLCGQDFPIMSNLELVRYLRSEPWRDHNMTPGIKQPPTMRYRTQMQYKEVAGSHVARRGRGYKKGPPPHKLEIYFGTAYYSLTRGFVKYVLNSRVARDLLEWSKDTYSPDEHYWVTLNHIPDAPGNYRNGGWEGSVRAIKWGDQEGQAHSGCKGQYVRNICVYGIGDLPWIVNRNSNMFANKFSTLSFPEATDCMEEWHRQKVLRQAEVPEKPGWRLAVETDEVGARANANDTTGPS; from the exons GTTGCGTGTTGACAGTAGTATGCTCCAGCTGAAGGGTGCCAAGTGCAGGTTCCTGTTCTGCCTGGTGATTTGCATCTTCATCTGCTCCGCCATCTACCTGAAGGCCAAGGTCTCCAACAGCCCCGCCATCTACCTGAAGGCCAAGGTCTCCAACAGCTCCGCCTCCCAGCACAGCCCCAATGCCCGACACAGCCCTGATACCCAGCTCTGCAGACCGTTACCCCCAGGCTGCAGGCCGATCCTGGGGGGCCGGGAGGGCTCGACGTGGGAGCGCAGGGACTGCCTGACGGAGGGCTACCTCGCGGCTCCCGACCTCAACTGCTCCGCGGTGACCGGCGACCTGCACTTCATCACCAGCCCCCTGAGCCGCGAGGAAGAGGAGTACCCCCTGGCCTTCATCGTGACCATACACAAGGAGCTGGAGATGTTCGCGCGGCTGCTCCGCGCCGTGTACGCGCCGCAGAACGTCTACTGCGTCCACGTGGACGCCAAGGCGGAGCCCTGGTACCGGGCGGCCGTGGAGAGGCTGGCCGGCTGCTTCCCCAACGTCTTCCTGGCCTCGGCCAGCGAGAGGGTGACGTACGCCGGCTTCTCCCGGCTCCAGGCCGACATCAACTGCATGCGGGACCTGGCCAGGTCGCCGGTGGCCTGGAGGAAGGTGGTCAACCTCTGCGGCCAGGACTTCCCCATCATGAGCAACCTGGAGCTGGTGCGCTACCTGCGCAGCGAGCCGTGGAGGGACCACAACATGACGCCGGGCATCAAGCAGCCGCCGACCATGAGGTACCGCACCCAGATGCAGTACAAGGAGGTGGCCGGCTCCCACGTCGCCCGCAGGGGCCGGGGCTACAAGAAGGGGCCCCCGCCGCACAAGCTGGAGATCTACTTCGGGACGGCGTACTACTCCCTCACCCGGGGGTTCGTGAAATACGTGCTGAACAGCCGGGTGGCCCGGGACCTGCTGGAGTGGTCCAAGGACACCTACAGCCCGGACGAGCACTACTGGGTGACTCTGAACCACATACCAG ATGCACCAGGAAACTACAGAAAcgggggctgggaggggagtGTCCGCGCAATTAAATGGGGAGACCAGGAGGGACAGGCGCACTCTGGCTGCAAAG GGCAGTACGTCAGGAACATCTGCGTCTACGGGATCGGGGACCTGCCGTGGATCGTCAACAGGAACAGCAACATGTTCGCCAACAAGTTCTCCACGCTGTCGTTCCCCGAGGCCACCGACTGCATGGAGGAGTGGCACCGGCAGAAGGTGCTCCGGCAAGCCGAGGTCCCCGAGAAGCCCGGGTGGCGGCTCGCCGTGGAGACCGACGAGGTCGGCGCGCGCGCCAACGCCAACGACACGACCGGGCCTTCCTAG
- the gcnt7 gene encoding beta-1,3-galactosyl-O-glycosyl-glycoprotein beta-1,6-N-acetylglucosaminyltransferase 7 isoform X2, translating into MLQLKGAKCRFLFCLVICIFICSAIYLKAKVSNSPAIYLKAKVSNSSASQHSPNARHSPDTQLCRPLPPGCRPILGGREGSTWERRDCLTEGYLAAPDLNCSAVTGDLHFITSPLSREEEEYPLAFIVTIHKELEMFARLLRAVYAPQNVYCVHVDAKAEPWYRAAVERLAGCFPNVFLASASERVTYAGFSRLQADINCMRDLARSPVAWRKVVNLCGQDFPIMSNLELVRYLRSEPWRDHNMTPGIKQPPTMRYRTQMQYKEVAGSHVARRGRGYKKGPPPHKLEIYFGTAYYSLTRGFVKYVLNSRVARDLLEWSKDTYSPDEHYWVTLNHIPDAPGNYRNGGWEGSVRAIKWGDQEGQAHSGCKGQYVRNICVYGIGDLPWIVNRNSNMFANKFSTLSFPEATDCMEEWHRQKVLRQAEVPEKPGWRLAVETDEVGARANANDTTGPS; encoded by the exons ATGCTCCAGCTGAAGGGTGCCAAGTGCAGGTTCCTGTTCTGCCTGGTGATTTGCATCTTCATCTGCTCCGCCATCTACCTGAAGGCCAAGGTCTCCAACAGCCCCGCCATCTACCTGAAGGCCAAGGTCTCCAACAGCTCCGCCTCCCAGCACAGCCCCAATGCCCGACACAGCCCTGATACCCAGCTCTGCAGACCGTTACCCCCAGGCTGCAGGCCGATCCTGGGGGGCCGGGAGGGCTCGACGTGGGAGCGCAGGGACTGCCTGACGGAGGGCTACCTCGCGGCTCCCGACCTCAACTGCTCCGCGGTGACCGGCGACCTGCACTTCATCACCAGCCCCCTGAGCCGCGAGGAAGAGGAGTACCCCCTGGCCTTCATCGTGACCATACACAAGGAGCTGGAGATGTTCGCGCGGCTGCTCCGCGCCGTGTACGCGCCGCAGAACGTCTACTGCGTCCACGTGGACGCCAAGGCGGAGCCCTGGTACCGGGCGGCCGTGGAGAGGCTGGCCGGCTGCTTCCCCAACGTCTTCCTGGCCTCGGCCAGCGAGAGGGTGACGTACGCCGGCTTCTCCCGGCTCCAGGCCGACATCAACTGCATGCGGGACCTGGCCAGGTCGCCGGTGGCCTGGAGGAAGGTGGTCAACCTCTGCGGCCAGGACTTCCCCATCATGAGCAACCTGGAGCTGGTGCGCTACCTGCGCAGCGAGCCGTGGAGGGACCACAACATGACGCCGGGCATCAAGCAGCCGCCGACCATGAGGTACCGCACCCAGATGCAGTACAAGGAGGTGGCCGGCTCCCACGTCGCCCGCAGGGGCCGGGGCTACAAGAAGGGGCCCCCGCCGCACAAGCTGGAGATCTACTTCGGGACGGCGTACTACTCCCTCACCCGGGGGTTCGTGAAATACGTGCTGAACAGCCGGGTGGCCCGGGACCTGCTGGAGTGGTCCAAGGACACCTACAGCCCGGACGAGCACTACTGGGTGACTCTGAACCACATACCAG ATGCACCAGGAAACTACAGAAAcgggggctgggaggggagtGTCCGCGCAATTAAATGGGGAGACCAGGAGGGACAGGCGCACTCTGGCTGCAAAG GGCAGTACGTCAGGAACATCTGCGTCTACGGGATCGGGGACCTGCCGTGGATCGTCAACAGGAACAGCAACATGTTCGCCAACAAGTTCTCCACGCTGTCGTTCCCCGAGGCCACCGACTGCATGGAGGAGTGGCACCGGCAGAAGGTGCTCCGGCAAGCCGAGGTCCCCGAGAAGCCCGGGTGGCGGCTCGCCGTGGAGACCGACGAGGTCGGCGCGCGCGCCAACGCCAACGACACGACCGGGCCTTCCTAG